A single genomic interval of Daucus carota subsp. sativus chromosome 1, DH1 v3.0, whole genome shotgun sequence harbors:
- the LOC108199588 gene encoding uncharacterized protein LOC108199588 isoform X2 gives MTAKIHTPAETEIAAQSNSDWYPMQDLDLTTMTDNITLQKHDRSINIMESKLNSVEENQIAAEEQITELKDQLAQMCLEYAETKRTVVTLRELVRTELLKKTVEADERSILIPGSKEDPVHHQAPELLAKPHPQIPQSKTPVQSTPVNEGRAHAPMYMSAGTYTSPNVFSDQGPQISDESCQLQEEDNCICKAILNEYSMKVNVEKPIYNSGITDGQPSASVTSLTFNGKYYVGDKGRNKKESQNLAARAAILSLLDSDANMVISKIISKWRLSSLKDKVKLPLVEQGKVREAKNSVGIYPRVQIAAVPSSQTCTLTQSVPSNCDPLQGFDNAVLSGPCVLPKFGSGPETHILVCWRKPEKGFIALNADGASQNGIAAGGGILRDHTGKHISNFYNNYGTGSVFIAESKAILDGLSICKELGYNKIQLQTDSRQATLCFGRRSKSSLSEQSIWDEIYKFQDELSIEILHVCREGNKMADYLSKKGILAKEMGTIDVSLDERAKELLAGEKLGISYLKKLKNQSAGVSENNLHTGVQIAPVSSSELTTCTVAESVPSNCVSLQGLDSLDNDLLSGPCVLPELSGTEAYFLIYWKKPREGFIAFNTQVSHRNGVAAGSGVLRNHNGEHISNFYNNYGRVSINFAKSKAILDGLVVCKELGYDKILIQTDSALVTLWFHRQLTVTVPLDLQTMWNEIYKFQDALSVEILHVYKEGNKLADHLSRKGVLAEGMGSININLDERAKELLIGEKLGISCLGKLKNQCIA, from the exons ATGACGGCGAAGATTCATACACCGGCGGAGACAGAGATTGCAGCTCAGTCCAATTCTg ATTGGTATCCAATGCAAGACCTTGATCTTACCACAATGACAGACAATATTACCCTACAAAAGCATGACAGATCAATCAATATCATGGAATCCAAACTTAATTCTGTTGAAGAAAATCAAATAGCAGCCGAGGAGCAAATAACAGAGCTGAAGGACCAATTGGCTCAAATGTGTCTTGAGTATGCTGAAACTAAGAGAACTGTTGTCACTCTGAGGGAGCTTGTGAGAACTGAGTTGCTGAAAAAGACCGTAGAGGCTGATGAAAGAAGCATACTCATCCCTGGATCTAAGGAG GATCCAGTTCACCACCAAGCTCCAGAGTTGTTGGCGAAGCCTCATCCTCAAATTCCACAATCAAAGACTCCAGTGCAGTCCACACCTG TTAACGAGGGAAGAGCACATGCACCAATGTATATGTCTGCAGGAACATATACGTCCCCCAATGTTTTTTCAGACCAGGGACCTCAGATCAGTGACGAATCCTGTCAGCTACAAGAAGAG gacaaTTGCATATGCAAGGCGATTCTGAACGAGTATTCAATGAAGGTAAATGTAGAAAAACCCATTTATAATTCAGGAATAACAGATGGTCAGCCTTCAGCATCTGTTACATCTTTAACATTTAATGGAAAATATTATGTTGGAGACAAAGGCAGGAATAAGAAAGAGTCTCAGAATTTAGCTGCACGTGCTGCTATCTTGTCTCTTTTAG ATTCTGATGCAAATATGGTTATCTCGAAGATTATTAGTAAATGGAGACTTTCTTCTTTGAAAGATAAAGTTAAATTGCCATTAGTGGAACAAGGGAAGGTCCGGGAAGCTAAGAATAGTGTGGGAATTTATCCTCG GGTACAGATTGCTGCAGTGCCGTCAAGTCAAACGTGTACTCTGACCCAATCAGTTCCTAGTAACTGTGATCCTCTGCAAG GTTTTGACAATGCTGTATTATCTGGACCTTGTGTGCTACCCAAGTTTGGGTCAGGACCTGAGACACATATTTTGGTTTGTTGGAGGAAGCCTGAAAAGGGATTTATTGCTTTAAATGCTGACGGGGCTTCTCAGAATGGTATTGCAGCAGGGGGTGGTATTCTCAGGGACCATACTGGCAAACATATATCCAATTTTTACAATAACTATGGCACTGGTTCAGTCTTCATTGCTGAATCTAAAGCAATTCTAGATGGTCTTTCTATCTGTAAGGAACTGGGCTATAACAAGATCCAGTTACAGACTGACTCACGTCAAGCTACCTTATGCTTTGGTCGACGATCAAAAAGTTCTTTATCTGAGCAAAGTATATGGGATGAGATATACAAATTTCAGGATGAGCTGTCTATTGAGATCTTGCATGTATGTAGGGAAGGCAATAAAATGGCAGATTATCTTTCTAAAAAGGGTATCTTAGCCAAAGAAATGGGGACCATAGATGTAAGTCTAGATGAAAGAGCAAAAGAGCTTCTGGCAGGGGAAAAATTGGGAATATCTTAcctcaaaaaattgaaaaatcaaTCTGCTGGAGTGAGCGAGAATAATTTGCATACTGG GGTGCAGATTGCTCCAGTGTCATCAAGTGAACTTACTACATGTACAGTGGCCGAATCAGTGCCCAGCAACTGTGTCTCGCTGCAAG GGTTGGATTCTTTGGACAATGATTTATTATCTGGACCTTGTGTTCTGCCTGAGCTGTCAGGAACTGAGGCTTATTTTCTGATCTATTGGAAGAAGCCACGAGAGGGATTCATTGCTTTTAATACTCAAGTTTCACATAGAAATGGTGTTGCAGCAGGGTCTGGTGTTCTCAGGAATCATAATGGAGAACATATATCCAATTTCTACAATAACTATGGCAGagtttctatcaattttgcaaaATCTAAAGCAATTCTAGATGGTCTCGTTGTGTGTAAAGAACTGGGCTATGACAAGATCCTGATACAGACCGACTCAGCTCTTGTTACTCTATGGTTTCACCGACAGTTGACAGTGACAGTTCCTTTGGATTTGCAAACTATGTGGAATGAAATATACAAGTTTCAGGACGCACTATCTGTAGAAatcttgcatgtttataaagAAGGCAATAAACTGGCTGACCATCTTTCTCGGAAGGGTGTCTTAGCTGAAGGAATGGGGTCCATCAATATCAATCTGGATGAAAGAGCAAAAGAGCTTCTTATTGGGGAAAAATTGGGAATTTCTTGCCTCGGAAAATTGAAAAACCAATGTATAGCTTGA
- the LOC108199588 gene encoding uncharacterized protein LOC108199588 isoform X1 — MTAKIHTPAETEIAAQSNSDWYPMQDLDLTTMTDNITLQKHDRSINIMESKLNSVEENQIAAEEQITELKDQLAQMCLEYAETKRTVVTLRELVRTELLKKTVEADERSILIPGSKEVSSSIDPVHHQAPELLAKPHPQIPQSKTPVQSTPVNEGRAHAPMYMSAGTYTSPNVFSDQGPQISDESCQLQEEDNCICKAILNEYSMKVNVEKPIYNSGITDGQPSASVTSLTFNGKYYVGDKGRNKKESQNLAARAAILSLLDSDANMVISKIISKWRLSSLKDKVKLPLVEQGKVREAKNSVGIYPRVQIAAVPSSQTCTLTQSVPSNCDPLQGFDNAVLSGPCVLPKFGSGPETHILVCWRKPEKGFIALNADGASQNGIAAGGGILRDHTGKHISNFYNNYGTGSVFIAESKAILDGLSICKELGYNKIQLQTDSRQATLCFGRRSKSSLSEQSIWDEIYKFQDELSIEILHVCREGNKMADYLSKKGILAKEMGTIDVSLDERAKELLAGEKLGISYLKKLKNQSAGVSENNLHTGVQIAPVSSSELTTCTVAESVPSNCVSLQGLDSLDNDLLSGPCVLPELSGTEAYFLIYWKKPREGFIAFNTQVSHRNGVAAGSGVLRNHNGEHISNFYNNYGRVSINFAKSKAILDGLVVCKELGYDKILIQTDSALVTLWFHRQLTVTVPLDLQTMWNEIYKFQDALSVEILHVYKEGNKLADHLSRKGVLAEGMGSININLDERAKELLIGEKLGISCLGKLKNQCIA, encoded by the exons ATGACGGCGAAGATTCATACACCGGCGGAGACAGAGATTGCAGCTCAGTCCAATTCTg ATTGGTATCCAATGCAAGACCTTGATCTTACCACAATGACAGACAATATTACCCTACAAAAGCATGACAGATCAATCAATATCATGGAATCCAAACTTAATTCTGTTGAAGAAAATCAAATAGCAGCCGAGGAGCAAATAACAGAGCTGAAGGACCAATTGGCTCAAATGTGTCTTGAGTATGCTGAAACTAAGAGAACTGTTGTCACTCTGAGGGAGCTTGTGAGAACTGAGTTGCTGAAAAAGACCGTAGAGGCTGATGAAAGAAGCATACTCATCCCTGGATCTAAGGAGGTTAGCTCAAGCATT GATCCAGTTCACCACCAAGCTCCAGAGTTGTTGGCGAAGCCTCATCCTCAAATTCCACAATCAAAGACTCCAGTGCAGTCCACACCTG TTAACGAGGGAAGAGCACATGCACCAATGTATATGTCTGCAGGAACATATACGTCCCCCAATGTTTTTTCAGACCAGGGACCTCAGATCAGTGACGAATCCTGTCAGCTACAAGAAGAG gacaaTTGCATATGCAAGGCGATTCTGAACGAGTATTCAATGAAGGTAAATGTAGAAAAACCCATTTATAATTCAGGAATAACAGATGGTCAGCCTTCAGCATCTGTTACATCTTTAACATTTAATGGAAAATATTATGTTGGAGACAAAGGCAGGAATAAGAAAGAGTCTCAGAATTTAGCTGCACGTGCTGCTATCTTGTCTCTTTTAG ATTCTGATGCAAATATGGTTATCTCGAAGATTATTAGTAAATGGAGACTTTCTTCTTTGAAAGATAAAGTTAAATTGCCATTAGTGGAACAAGGGAAGGTCCGGGAAGCTAAGAATAGTGTGGGAATTTATCCTCG GGTACAGATTGCTGCAGTGCCGTCAAGTCAAACGTGTACTCTGACCCAATCAGTTCCTAGTAACTGTGATCCTCTGCAAG GTTTTGACAATGCTGTATTATCTGGACCTTGTGTGCTACCCAAGTTTGGGTCAGGACCTGAGACACATATTTTGGTTTGTTGGAGGAAGCCTGAAAAGGGATTTATTGCTTTAAATGCTGACGGGGCTTCTCAGAATGGTATTGCAGCAGGGGGTGGTATTCTCAGGGACCATACTGGCAAACATATATCCAATTTTTACAATAACTATGGCACTGGTTCAGTCTTCATTGCTGAATCTAAAGCAATTCTAGATGGTCTTTCTATCTGTAAGGAACTGGGCTATAACAAGATCCAGTTACAGACTGACTCACGTCAAGCTACCTTATGCTTTGGTCGACGATCAAAAAGTTCTTTATCTGAGCAAAGTATATGGGATGAGATATACAAATTTCAGGATGAGCTGTCTATTGAGATCTTGCATGTATGTAGGGAAGGCAATAAAATGGCAGATTATCTTTCTAAAAAGGGTATCTTAGCCAAAGAAATGGGGACCATAGATGTAAGTCTAGATGAAAGAGCAAAAGAGCTTCTGGCAGGGGAAAAATTGGGAATATCTTAcctcaaaaaattgaaaaatcaaTCTGCTGGAGTGAGCGAGAATAATTTGCATACTGG GGTGCAGATTGCTCCAGTGTCATCAAGTGAACTTACTACATGTACAGTGGCCGAATCAGTGCCCAGCAACTGTGTCTCGCTGCAAG GGTTGGATTCTTTGGACAATGATTTATTATCTGGACCTTGTGTTCTGCCTGAGCTGTCAGGAACTGAGGCTTATTTTCTGATCTATTGGAAGAAGCCACGAGAGGGATTCATTGCTTTTAATACTCAAGTTTCACATAGAAATGGTGTTGCAGCAGGGTCTGGTGTTCTCAGGAATCATAATGGAGAACATATATCCAATTTCTACAATAACTATGGCAGagtttctatcaattttgcaaaATCTAAAGCAATTCTAGATGGTCTCGTTGTGTGTAAAGAACTGGGCTATGACAAGATCCTGATACAGACCGACTCAGCTCTTGTTACTCTATGGTTTCACCGACAGTTGACAGTGACAGTTCCTTTGGATTTGCAAACTATGTGGAATGAAATATACAAGTTTCAGGACGCACTATCTGTAGAAatcttgcatgtttataaagAAGGCAATAAACTGGCTGACCATCTTTCTCGGAAGGGTGTCTTAGCTGAAGGAATGGGGTCCATCAATATCAATCTGGATGAAAGAGCAAAAGAGCTTCTTATTGGGGAAAAATTGGGAATTTCTTGCCTCGGAAAATTGAAAAACCAATGTATAGCTTGA